A single genomic interval of Mycobacterium sp. DL592 harbors:
- a CDS encoding amidase: MDATFAAELADLDALGQAALAAAGGVSAVELLDAAIWRLEAARRLNAVITDLFDRGREQAAALDASGSLRSGAAGPLAGVPFLLKDLGASLAGAPEAMGSRALRTHVAGQTAWIVERYLDAGLVVFGKTNTPEWGNHCTTEPSLFGPTVNPWSPAITPGGSSGGSASAVAAGVVPAASGGDGTGSIRVPASCCGLVGLKPRRARTSFAPGGHLLEGLAVEHALTRTVRDSAALLDAVTGSAPGDPYNAAPPAQPFARAIHDTPATQRILVTTQSPFPGPGTDPLVVAAVESAARALESLGHRIAPGAPVFDADAVADAIAVLHNVSNVQLYNFATDHLGREPREDEFEPSSWVMMREGVDTTGVAYADAIDTLHGQTRFFAAGMAGHDVLLTPTLLAPPPPYRVLDQPRGTTRAFFDVEFAHTGWTTMANVTGWASISLPLAATPDGLPIGVLLTAPEETVLLQLAAQLETVLPWAARRPPGWLGRD, from the coding sequence ATGGATGCCACATTCGCCGCCGAACTGGCGGACCTCGACGCCCTCGGACAGGCCGCGCTGGCTGCGGCCGGTGGGGTATCGGCGGTAGAACTTCTCGATGCCGCGATCTGGCGGCTGGAAGCAGCGCGCCGTCTCAACGCCGTCATCACCGATCTCTTCGACCGGGGCCGGGAGCAGGCCGCCGCCCTCGACGCGTCCGGGTCGTTGCGAAGCGGCGCGGCCGGTCCGCTGGCCGGAGTTCCCTTCCTGCTCAAGGATCTTGGCGCCTCTCTGGCAGGCGCGCCCGAAGCGATGGGCAGCCGGGCACTGCGCACCCACGTCGCCGGCCAGACCGCCTGGATCGTCGAGCGCTATCTGGACGCAGGTCTGGTGGTGTTCGGCAAGACCAACACCCCGGAGTGGGGAAACCACTGCACCACCGAGCCGTCACTGTTCGGTCCGACCGTCAATCCGTGGTCACCGGCGATCACACCGGGCGGCTCGTCCGGCGGATCGGCGTCGGCCGTGGCCGCCGGGGTGGTACCGGCCGCGTCCGGCGGCGACGGTACCGGCTCGATCCGGGTGCCCGCGTCGTGTTGCGGGCTGGTCGGGCTCAAGCCACGACGCGCGCGCACCTCATTCGCCCCGGGCGGGCACCTTCTGGAAGGGCTGGCCGTCGAACACGCGCTCACCCGGACTGTACGCGACAGCGCGGCCCTGCTGGACGCGGTCACCGGATCCGCGCCGGGCGACCCGTACAACGCGGCCCCGCCCGCCCAGCCATTCGCCCGCGCAATACACGACACGCCGGCCACCCAGCGGATTTTGGTTACCACGCAGTCGCCGTTCCCGGGCCCTGGCACCGACCCGCTGGTGGTCGCCGCCGTGGAGTCGGCCGCACGGGCGCTGGAGAGCCTGGGCCACCGGATCGCCCCCGGCGCCCCGGTCTTCGACGCCGACGCGGTGGCCGACGCTATCGCTGTCCTGCACAACGTGAGCAACGTGCAGCTGTACAACTTCGCCACGGACCATCTCGGCCGCGAGCCGCGCGAGGACGAGTTCGAGCCGAGCAGCTGGGTGATGATGCGCGAGGGCGTTGACACCACCGGTGTGGCCTACGCCGATGCCATCGACACGCTGCACGGCCAGACCCGATTCTTCGCGGCCGGGATGGCCGGGCATGACGTGCTTCTGACGCCGACGCTGCTCGCGCCGCCGCCGCCCTATCGGGTGCTCGACCAACCGCGCGGCACCACCCGGGCGTTCTTCGACGTCGAGTTCGCTCACACCGGATGGACGACGATGGCCAACGTCACCGGGTGGGCGTCGATCTCGCTGCCGCTGGCCGCCACCCCCGACGGCCTGCCGATCGGGGTTCTGCTGACCGCACCCGAGGAAACGGTGCTGCTCCAGCTGGCCGCCCAGCTCGAGACCGTGCTGCCATGGGCGGCCCGGCGGCCTCCGGGCTGGCTGGGCCGGGACTGA
- a CDS encoding GGDEF domain-containing protein, with amino-acid sequence MRLPWAGRSLNQYYTLTAMLAARGAQTFTSRVIASFLFTLGLLLLLLLISPLPLRHPGGAGLLAAVVVSCFATAAIWLRHRWPTRTESALLAIGSMVAVPIACLVPVDPAYGLVGATSFALMIGYVALLHGMRLLSAIITVAVATVIFLAVSLAGRAPLLAVVSATMLLLLFAFAAFSCRLVVRLTGTAVGPDGFEPLTGLLNREAFDEQTATLMASRNRDDDRYLVVAVVTIDSFAAMVSVLGNRGGNRARIAAGQALRETVRRNAIVAHIGDAEYLIADTFTTTDPSPLVERVRGAIAATPTGMTASIGVVSTPLRPLAEHPPHEVLDEIVALATTAMYEARRAGGNQARYVVRPTLSVLDDDDEPETPLF; translated from the coding sequence ATGAGGTTGCCGTGGGCGGGTCGCAGCCTCAACCAGTACTACACGCTCACCGCGATGCTCGCCGCTCGCGGAGCGCAGACGTTCACCTCGCGCGTCATCGCATCCTTTCTGTTCACATTGGGTCTCTTGCTGCTGTTGCTGCTGATCAGCCCGCTGCCGTTGCGGCACCCGGGCGGCGCCGGCCTGTTGGCTGCCGTCGTGGTCTCCTGCTTCGCCACCGCCGCGATTTGGTTGCGGCACCGCTGGCCGACCCGCACCGAATCGGCCTTGCTGGCCATCGGGTCGATGGTCGCAGTGCCCATTGCCTGCCTCGTCCCGGTCGACCCCGCGTACGGCCTTGTCGGCGCCACGTCGTTTGCCCTGATGATCGGATACGTCGCTCTCCTGCACGGGATGCGGCTGCTGAGCGCCATCATCACGGTGGCCGTCGCGACGGTGATCTTCCTGGCGGTGTCACTCGCCGGCCGCGCGCCGCTACTGGCCGTGGTGTCCGCCACGATGCTGCTGCTGCTGTTCGCCTTCGCCGCGTTCTCGTGCCGCCTCGTGGTCAGGCTGACCGGGACCGCCGTCGGCCCTGACGGTTTCGAGCCGCTGACGGGCCTGCTGAACCGGGAGGCGTTCGACGAGCAGACCGCCACGCTGATGGCCTCCCGCAACCGCGACGACGACCGCTACCTGGTGGTCGCCGTCGTCACCATCGACAGTTTCGCGGCGATGGTCAGTGTGCTCGGCAACCGCGGCGGTAACCGGGCCCGGATCGCGGCGGGCCAGGCCCTGCGCGAGACGGTGCGCCGCAACGCGATCGTCGCCCACATCGGCGACGCCGAATACCTCATCGCCGACACATTCACCACTACCGACCCGTCACCACTGGTCGAGCGGGTGCGTGGCGCCATCGCCGCCACCCCGACCGGAATGACGGCGAGCATCGGCGTGGTCAGCACGCCCCTTCGGCCGCTGGCCGAGCATCCGCCGCACGAGGTCCTCGACGAGATCGTCGCGCTGGCGACGACGGCGATGTACGAGGCGCGCCGCGCCGGCGGCAACCAGGCCCGCTACGTGGTACGCCCGACGCTCAGCGTCCTCGACGACGACGACGAGCCCGAAACTCCCCTGTTCTGA
- a CDS encoding M15 family metallopeptidase, producing the protein MTKSAEHRRLWLIAAATAVAVAGSAPAVAQPDPAAPADFVALLDVDPSILQEMRYVTAHNFTGDPVDGYRSPTCILTRQAADALHRAQQDFLERGYSLKVYDCYRPQRAVNDFVAWARDLADQRMKPEFYPRVDKSALFADGYIAEKSGHSRGSTVDLTLVALPAAVEAPYAAGQPLVDCAAPQDVRFPDNSIDMGTGFDCFDTLAHTLGQRVGGDELKNRLLLKEGLEHQGFVNYDQEWWHFTYQPEPYPDTYFDFPVDPSALAGIR; encoded by the coding sequence GTGACGAAAAGCGCTGAGCACAGGCGTCTTTGGCTGATCGCGGCCGCAACGGCGGTGGCCGTCGCAGGCTCGGCGCCTGCAGTGGCCCAACCTGATCCGGCCGCGCCCGCCGACTTCGTGGCACTACTGGACGTCGACCCGTCGATCCTGCAGGAGATGCGCTACGTCACCGCGCACAATTTCACCGGCGATCCGGTCGATGGTTACCGCAGCCCGACGTGCATCCTGACCCGCCAGGCCGCCGACGCGCTGCACCGCGCCCAGCAGGACTTCCTCGAGCGCGGCTACAGCCTCAAGGTCTACGACTGCTATCGGCCGCAACGCGCTGTCAACGACTTCGTCGCGTGGGCGCGGGATCTCGCCGATCAGCGGATGAAACCGGAGTTCTATCCGCGGGTGGACAAGTCTGCGCTCTTCGCGGACGGCTACATCGCGGAGAAGTCCGGGCACAGCAGAGGAAGCACAGTGGACCTCACGCTGGTAGCGCTGCCCGCGGCTGTCGAGGCGCCCTATGCCGCTGGCCAGCCATTGGTGGATTGCGCTGCGCCACAAGATGTCCGGTTTCCCGACAACTCCATCGACATGGGGACCGGATTCGACTGCTTCGACACTCTCGCCCACACCCTCGGCCAGCGGGTGGGCGGTGACGAGCTCAAGAACCGACTGCTGCTCAAAGAAGGGCTCGAACACCAGGGCTTCGTCAACTACGACCAGGAGTGGTGGCACTTCACCTACCAGCCGGAGCCCTACCCCGACACCTATTTCGACTTTCCGGTGGATCCGTCCGCGTTAGCCGGAATCCGTTGA
- a CDS encoding alpha/beta fold hydrolase, whose protein sequence is MAVSIARPKLEGNIAVGEGRQIGFAEFGDPQGRAVFWLHGTPGARRQIPMEARVFAEQRGIRLIGIDRPGIGSSTPFQYDNVLSFSSDFTTIADTLGVDTMAVVGLSGGGPYTLGCAAALPERIVAVGVLGGVAPTVGPDAIGGGLMALGSVVAPLIEVAGGPIRLAASTFIRLVRPVAGPALYIYAAISPEADRKMLVRPEFKAMFLDDLLNGSRKQLAAPFADIVVFARDWGFRLDEVKVPVRWWHGDRDHIVPFDHGRHVVSALPDAELHRLPGESHLAGLGRAEDILGTMLDFWDRDEKR, encoded by the coding sequence ATGGCTGTCTCTATCGCCCGCCCGAAGCTGGAAGGCAATATCGCCGTCGGCGAGGGACGCCAGATCGGCTTCGCGGAGTTTGGTGATCCGCAGGGCCGCGCCGTGTTCTGGTTGCACGGCACTCCCGGTGCGCGCCGCCAGATCCCGATGGAGGCCCGGGTCTTCGCCGAGCAACGCGGCATCCGGCTCATCGGTATCGACCGGCCCGGGATCGGGTCCTCGACACCGTTCCAGTACGACAACGTGCTGTCCTTCTCCAGCGACTTCACCACCATCGCCGACACCCTCGGCGTCGACACGATGGCCGTCGTCGGGCTGTCCGGTGGCGGCCCCTACACCCTGGGCTGCGCGGCCGCCCTGCCCGAGCGGATCGTCGCTGTCGGCGTCCTGGGCGGGGTGGCCCCGACGGTGGGGCCCGATGCGATCGGCGGGGGGCTGATGGCGCTCGGCTCGGTCGTGGCTCCGCTCATCGAGGTGGCCGGCGGACCCATCCGGCTGGCCGCCAGTACCTTCATCCGGCTGGTCCGTCCGGTGGCCGGACCGGCCCTCTACATCTACGCCGCCATCTCCCCCGAGGCCGACCGCAAGATGCTGGTTCGCCCCGAGTTCAAGGCGATGTTCCTCGACGATCTTCTCAACGGGAGCCGAAAGCAGCTGGCGGCGCCGTTCGCCGACATCGTGGTCTTCGCCCGCGACTGGGGCTTCCGTCTCGACGAGGTCAAGGTGCCGGTCCGGTGGTGGCACGGCGACCGCGACCACATAGTGCCGTTCGACCACGGCCGCCACGTCGTCAGTGCGCTGCCCGACGCCGAACTCCACCGGCTTCCCGGGGAAAGCCACCTCGCCGGCCTCGGGCGCGCCGAGGACATTCTGGGTACCATGCTCGACTTCTGGGATCGTGACGAAAAGCGCTGA
- a CDS encoding CHAT domain-containing protein: MAMTATTLVLRFADLGVATYGSLRVVGRPERTVTWVVEEPILLAAIEELQGALPDPEGAETLAEALERALTTGPFATAERELTLAYILGVLLISAPAWQLLAECASDPLPLLYISPSARLARIPWGLLALPLAGPSREELVAARAAAITTRGTTAARILWQLADISALTEGRRLIELADVLMAVPPNIAHAPRTPASWPERHSAAALLVLDPRVPGQRPDSPLGSVLGRPSPDTRLSRHFAEVMAAHPVLPSAASAVELFRRTDADRAWLATQLQHQPSRLLYVGHASAAERAHGYADRAAIHLACTSAQPGAAEPVGDHRPLLAADLMSAQLPMPPRVALLACGSGGDYQFDEATGLVAAMVLCGSQLVTATLWSLPTTAGYRRFTSSIGDPMAEVVIAVDDAHRSDDAALALNAWQRTQMRHWRNGDTSACPLYWAALVTFSVDGAR; this comes from the coding sequence ATGGCCATGACCGCCACCACACTCGTGCTGCGGTTCGCCGACCTCGGCGTCGCGACCTACGGCAGCCTGCGGGTGGTCGGCCGGCCCGAGCGCACGGTGACCTGGGTGGTGGAGGAACCGATCCTGCTTGCCGCCATCGAGGAACTGCAGGGCGCACTGCCCGACCCCGAAGGTGCCGAGACACTGGCCGAAGCGCTGGAGCGGGCGCTGACCACCGGCCCGTTCGCCACCGCCGAACGCGAGCTGACGCTGGCCTACATCCTCGGGGTGCTGCTGATCTCCGCGCCGGCCTGGCAGCTGCTGGCCGAATGCGCCTCCGATCCGCTTCCGCTGCTGTACATCTCGCCGAGTGCCCGGCTGGCCCGCATCCCATGGGGTCTGCTGGCCCTGCCGCTGGCGGGCCCCAGCCGCGAAGAGCTGGTCGCAGCCCGGGCAGCCGCGATCACCACCAGGGGCACCACGGCCGCCCGCATCCTCTGGCAGCTAGCCGATATCTCCGCCCTGACCGAGGGCCGTCGGCTGATTGAACTGGCCGATGTGCTGATGGCCGTGCCACCCAATATCGCGCACGCCCCGCGCACCCCGGCCAGCTGGCCCGAAAGGCACAGTGCAGCAGCACTTCTGGTGCTCGACCCGCGGGTGCCCGGTCAACGCCCCGACTCGCCGCTGGGATCGGTGCTGGGCCGGCCGTCGCCCGACACCCGGCTGTCCCGGCATTTCGCCGAGGTCATGGCAGCCCACCCGGTTCTGCCAAGTGCGGCATCGGCGGTCGAGCTGTTTCGCCGTACCGACGCCGACCGGGCGTGGCTGGCCACCCAGTTGCAACACCAACCGAGCCGGCTGCTCTACGTCGGGCACGCCAGCGCCGCCGAGCGCGCCCACGGCTACGCCGACCGCGCCGCGATTCACCTGGCGTGCACCTCCGCTCAGCCCGGCGCCGCCGAGCCGGTCGGCGATCACCGGCCGCTGCTGGCCGCCGACCTGATGTCCGCGCAACTGCCGATGCCGCCGCGGGTGGCGCTGCTGGCCTGCGGTTCGGGTGGGGACTACCAGTTCGACGAGGCGACCGGACTGGTGGCCGCGATGGTGCTGTGCGGCAGCCAGCTGGTCACCGCGACGTTGTGGTCGCTGCCCACCACCGCCGGCTACCGCCGGTTCACCTCGTCGATCGGCGATCCGATGGCTGAGGTCGTTATCGCCGTCGACGACGCCCACCGGTCCGACGACGCCGCACTGGCCCTCAACGCCTGGCAGCGCACGCAGATGCGGCACTGGCGCAACGGCGACACCAGCGCCTGCCCGCTGTACTGGGCCGCGCTGGTGACGTTCTCGGTGGACGGTGCGCGGTGA
- the speB gene encoding agmatinase — protein sequence MAEQLDLPYAGVASFGNRPFLTEPEQLDSWQPDVAIVGAPFDVATTNRPGARFGPRAIRSTAYEPGTYHMDLGLEIFDWLEVVDFGDAWCPHGLTEQSHANIRERVHTVASRGIVPVILGGDHSITWPAATAVADVHGYGNVGIVHFDAHADTADIIDGNLASHGTPMRRLIESGAVPGTHFVQVGLRGYWPPQDTFEWMQEQGMVWHTMQEIWDHGFKSVMAKAVSEALAKAEKLYVSVDIDVLDPAHAPGTGTPEPGGITSADLLRMVRQLCYEHDVVGVDVVEVAPAYDHAELTVNAAHRVVFEALAGMAARRRDAANAKPGPPSPLAT from the coding sequence ATGGCAGAGCAGCTGGATCTGCCGTACGCCGGCGTGGCCTCATTCGGCAACCGTCCGTTCCTCACCGAACCCGAGCAACTCGACTCGTGGCAGCCGGATGTCGCGATCGTCGGCGCGCCGTTCGACGTGGCCACCACCAACCGGCCCGGAGCCCGCTTCGGGCCGCGCGCCATCCGCTCCACCGCCTATGAGCCCGGCACCTACCACATGGATCTCGGGCTGGAGATCTTCGACTGGCTCGAGGTCGTCGACTTCGGCGATGCCTGGTGTCCGCACGGATTGACCGAGCAGTCGCATGCCAACATCCGCGAGCGGGTGCACACCGTGGCCTCGCGCGGCATCGTCCCGGTGATTCTCGGCGGTGACCACTCCATCACTTGGCCGGCAGCTACCGCCGTCGCCGACGTGCACGGCTACGGCAACGTCGGGATCGTGCACTTCGACGCCCACGCCGACACCGCCGACATCATCGACGGGAACCTGGCCAGCCACGGCACACCCATGCGCCGGCTCATCGAATCGGGTGCGGTGCCGGGAACCCATTTCGTGCAGGTCGGTCTGCGGGGGTACTGGCCGCCGCAGGACACCTTCGAGTGGATGCAGGAACAGGGCATGGTTTGGCACACCATGCAGGAGATCTGGGATCACGGTTTCAAGTCGGTGATGGCCAAAGCGGTGAGCGAAGCTCTCGCGAAGGCCGAAAAGCTTTACGTCTCAGTCGATATCGATGTCCTGGACCCGGCTCACGCTCCCGGTACCGGGACTCCGGAGCCGGGTGGCATCACCAGCGCCGACCTGCTGCGAATGGTGCGCCAGTTGTGCTACGAGCACGACGTGGTCGGGGTGGACGTCGTCGAGGTGGCGCCGGCCTACGATCACGCCGAACTGACGGTCAACGCCGCCCACCGGGTGGTGTTCGAGGCGCTCGCCGGGATGGCGGCCCGCCGCCGCGACGCCGCCAACGCCAAGCCTGGCCCGCCGTCCCCACTGGCCACCTAG
- a CDS encoding class I SAM-dependent methyltransferase → MSNRWQKSTAPRGADYDARWQSLAAAGHNIHGEADFVEGLLRESGGRSILDAGCGTGRVAIELAHRGLSVTGVDADAPMLSAARRKAPDLPWVQGDLADLGSAVGGPFDLVLLAGNVMIFLEPGTEEQVLAGLVARLAPGGLLVAGFSLRPDRLPIEQYDRLTEQAGLTPVSRWATWDGQPFSGGDYAVSVHRGPGSPHA, encoded by the coding sequence ATGAGCAACCGGTGGCAGAAATCCACGGCGCCGCGTGGAGCGGACTATGACGCACGATGGCAATCGCTGGCCGCTGCCGGGCACAACATCCACGGTGAGGCCGATTTCGTCGAGGGGCTGCTGCGCGAATCGGGCGGCCGGTCGATACTGGACGCCGGCTGCGGAACGGGTCGGGTAGCGATCGAGCTCGCCCACCGCGGCCTGTCGGTCACCGGCGTCGACGCCGATGCGCCAATGCTGTCGGCGGCGCGCCGGAAAGCTCCCGACCTGCCGTGGGTCCAGGGCGATCTCGCTGACCTGGGGTCCGCTGTCGGCGGCCCGTTCGACCTGGTCCTGCTCGCCGGCAACGTGATGATCTTCCTCGAGCCGGGCACCGAGGAACAGGTGCTGGCCGGGCTGGTCGCGCGGCTGGCGCCGGGCGGTTTACTGGTGGCAGGGTTCAGCCTGCGACCCGACCGGCTGCCGATCGAACAGTACGACCGGCTCACCGAGCAGGCGGGGCTGACGCCGGTGTCGCGGTGGGCCACCTGGGACGGCCAGCCATTCAGCGGTGGTGACTACGCGGTGTCGGTACACCGCGGCCCCGGCTCACCTCACGCCTGA
- a CDS encoding amidohydrolase family protein → MNVDDLILVSIDDHVVEPPDMFLRHVPARYRDDAPIVVTDDKGVDQWMYQGRPQGVSGLNAVVSWPAEEWGRDPAGFAEMRPGVYDVHERVRDMNRNGILASMCFPTFTGFSARHLNMTREDVTLVMVSAYNDWHIDEWAGSYPDRFIPIAILPTWTPEGMCNEIRRVAAKGCRAVTMPELPHLEGLPSYHDEDYWGPVFRTLSEENVVMCLHIGTGFGAISMAPNAPIDNMIILATQVSAMCAQDLLWGPAMRNYPDLKFAFSEGGIGWIPFYLDRSDRHYTNQKWLRRDFGDKLPSDVFREHSLACYVTDKTSLKLRHEIGIDIIAWECDYPHSDCFWPDAPEKVLAELNAAGASDSDIDKITWANSCRFFSWDPFARTPKEQAAVGALRAKATDVDTSIRSRAEWARLFDAKQFAKA, encoded by the coding sequence ATGAACGTTGACGACCTGATCCTGGTGAGCATCGACGACCACGTGGTCGAACCGCCCGACATGTTCCTGCGCCATGTCCCGGCCAGGTACCGCGACGACGCTCCCATCGTGGTGACCGACGACAAAGGCGTCGACCAGTGGATGTATCAGGGTCGTCCGCAGGGCGTCAGCGGACTCAACGCCGTGGTGTCCTGGCCCGCCGAGGAGTGGGGCCGTGACCCGGCCGGCTTCGCCGAGATGCGCCCCGGGGTCTACGACGTCCACGAGCGCGTCCGAGACATGAACCGCAACGGCATCCTGGCCTCGATGTGCTTCCCGACATTCACCGGTTTCTCCGCGCGTCACCTCAACATGACACGCGAAGACGTCACCCTGGTCATGGTGTCGGCATACAACGACTGGCACATCGACGAGTGGGCTGGTTCCTACCCGGACCGCTTCATCCCGATCGCGATCCTGCCGACGTGGACGCCCGAGGGGATGTGTAACGAGATCCGCCGGGTGGCCGCCAAGGGCTGCCGGGCGGTGACGATGCCGGAACTGCCGCACCTGGAAGGACTTCCGAGTTACCACGACGAGGACTACTGGGGCCCGGTGTTCCGGACGCTCTCTGAGGAGAACGTGGTGATGTGCCTGCACATCGGCACCGGCTTCGGGGCGATCAGCATGGCGCCCAACGCGCCGATCGACAACATGATCATCCTGGCCACCCAGGTGTCGGCGATGTGCGCCCAGGACCTGCTGTGGGGCCCGGCGATGCGCAACTATCCGGACCTGAAGTTCGCGTTCTCCGAGGGCGGCATCGGATGGATTCCGTTCTACCTCGACCGCAGCGACCGGCACTACACCAACCAGAAGTGGCTGCGCCGCGACTTCGGCGACAAACTGCCCAGCGATGTCTTCCGCGAGCACTCGCTGGCCTGCTACGTCACCGACAAGACGTCACTGAAACTGCGTCACGAGATCGGCATCGACATCATCGCCTGGGAGTGCGACTACCCGCACTCGGACTGCTTCTGGCCGGACGCCCCGGAGAAGGTGCTCGCCGAGCTGAACGCCGCGGGCGCATCGGACTCCGACATCGACAAGATCACCTGGGCGAACTCCTGCCGGTTCTTCAGCTGGGATCCCTTCGCCCGCACGCCGAAAGAGCAGGCCGCCGTCGGCGCACTGCGCGCCAAGGCCACCGACGTCGACACCTCGATCCGCTCGCGGGCCGAGTGGGCGCGACTGTTCGACGCCAAGCAGTTCGCCAAGGCCTGA
- a CDS encoding nuclear transport factor 2 family protein yields the protein MSGSFDRVEIARAFSQHRFQDALPHLAADVRWTIVGYSVLEGADAVARTCRDTAGSLGETVADWDHCLVVEQGDTVVVEVHGRYTGQQTVTSVATCYLYTFTDDRIAAITSYAVEVDPESVGSPPNAIQR from the coding sequence ATGAGCGGATCTTTCGATCGTGTCGAGATCGCGCGCGCCTTCTCCCAGCACCGTTTCCAGGACGCCCTGCCCCATCTGGCCGCCGACGTGCGCTGGACGATCGTGGGTTACTCCGTGCTCGAAGGCGCCGACGCGGTGGCCCGAACGTGCCGGGATACCGCGGGAAGCCTCGGTGAGACCGTCGCCGACTGGGACCACTGCCTGGTCGTCGAGCAGGGCGACACCGTGGTGGTCGAGGTACACGGCCGCTACACCGGGCAGCAGACGGTGACGTCAGTGGCCACCTGCTATCTGTATACGTTCACCGATGACCGCATCGCCGCCATCACGTCGTACGCGGTTGAGGTCGACCCCGAGTCGGTGGGCTCACCACCCAACGCGATCCAGCGCTGA
- a CDS encoding lipoprotein LpqH, whose protein sequence is MKRVLAVGIGVIGCSMLLMACSDNNSSGKSTASATGSAPTSATVASGGTTSVKVDGNDLPGLDLSTVTCVKQGGNINIASGAVGGQQGLGVVMTDEPTPKVTSLGMVVDGNALAVSDNMGVKTGSADVKVDGSTYTISGEAAGADMKNPMAGMITKKFEITVSCK, encoded by the coding sequence GTGAAACGAGTTCTCGCGGTCGGTATCGGCGTGATCGGCTGCAGCATGCTGCTGATGGCGTGCTCCGACAACAACAGCAGCGGCAAGAGCACCGCATCGGCAACCGGTTCAGCGCCGACCAGCGCCACCGTTGCAAGCGGGGGAACCACCTCGGTCAAGGTCGACGGGAACGACCTGCCGGGTTTGGACCTCAGCACGGTGACGTGCGTGAAGCAGGGCGGCAACATCAACATCGCCAGTGGCGCAGTCGGCGGTCAGCAGGGTCTCGGTGTGGTCATGACCGACGAACCCACACCGAAGGTGACCTCCCTTGGCATGGTCGTGGATGGCAACGCACTCGCGGTCAGCGACAACATGGGAGTCAAGACCGGTTCTGCCGACGTGAAGGTGGACGGCAGCACCTACACCATCAGCGGTGAGGCCGCCGGCGCGGACATGAAGAACCCGATGGCCGGGATGATCACCAAGAAGTTCGAGATCACCGTCAGCTGCAAGTGA
- a CDS encoding helix-turn-helix transcriptional regulator: MTVSAHSARDLAQTAKTRPHAEPANVAQIELRRGGRVLAGSYLYEGDLLVTGWHVHDVHQIEYAIGGVVEVETAAAHYLLPPQQAAWIPAGLQHQATMNPSVKTLAVMFDPSVLPNPGDRARILAVSPLLREMLLYAMRWPIARGGGAAEEDRVSDSFFTTLANLVAEALDHEAPLSLPTSEDPVVAAAMAYTKENLQSVSLEQVCRAVAVSERTLRRQFQGEVGLSWRTYLLHARMLRAMALLAAPGQRVAQTASAVGFDSVGSFTRAFTQFCGETPSSYRSRVNTTGM; encoded by the coding sequence GTGACCGTCTCCGCGCATTCGGCCAGAGACTTGGCCCAAACGGCCAAAACCAGGCCGCACGCCGAACCGGCCAACGTTGCCCAGATCGAACTGCGGCGCGGTGGCCGGGTCCTGGCCGGCAGTTATCTGTACGAGGGTGACCTGCTGGTCACCGGCTGGCACGTGCACGACGTTCACCAGATCGAGTACGCCATCGGCGGCGTCGTTGAAGTGGAGACGGCCGCCGCCCACTATCTTCTGCCGCCGCAACAGGCGGCCTGGATTCCGGCCGGTCTGCAGCACCAGGCGACGATGAACCCGTCGGTCAAGACGCTCGCGGTGATGTTCGACCCGTCGGTGCTGCCCAACCCCGGGGACCGCGCGCGCATCCTGGCGGTGTCCCCGTTGCTGCGCGAGATGCTGCTCTATGCGATGCGCTGGCCCATCGCCCGGGGCGGAGGTGCCGCCGAAGAGGACAGGGTCTCCGACTCGTTCTTCACCACCCTGGCCAACCTGGTGGCCGAGGCGCTGGATCATGAAGCGCCACTGAGCCTTCCGACTTCCGAGGATCCGGTCGTCGCCGCGGCCATGGCCTACACCAAGGAGAACCTGCAGTCGGTCAGCCTCGAACAGGTGTGCCGTGCCGTCGCCGTCTCCGAGCGCACGTTGCGGCGCCAGTTTCAAGGTGAGGTCGGATTGTCTTGGCGCACTTATCTTCTGCATGCGAGGATGCTGCGTGCCATGGCTCTGCTCGCTGCCCCCGGCCAGCGGGTGGCGCAAACCGCCTCGGCCGTGGGCTTCGACAGCGTCGGGTCGTTCACCCGGGCATTCACCCAGTTCTGCGGCGAGACGCCGTCGTCATACCGATCCCGGGTCAACACCACCGGCATGTGA